ACAGATGTCCAAAGTGCTGGTTGGATCGAAATTTATAATAATAACGATGTGCCTGTATTCATTGGGAAGGATGTTTTCTTATCAGATGATGCAGCTACTTTAGGTAAATCAGAGTTGAAAAACTTCTATATTCCAGCAAAAGGATACCGCATTGTGAAAGCAGATGGGACACAAAATAATGCTTCAGCTAATTTCACATTGGGCAACCGGGCTACAAAACTATATTTATCTACAAAATACAATGACAGTTTTCATACTATCGACTCGTTCAATGTTCGAGAAATGAGTTTTAACGAGACAATAGGGCGTATTAACGATGGCGAAGCAGATTTAGTGACTTTTAAACAGGGGACTTATGAGCGATCCAATAATGATGCTACGCAAATCGTTACGGTTACAGCCAGCCAAAAAACTGGTTTTTATGCGAAAGCTTTTGACTTAACTCTCGCAAGTGATGCCGTCAACACGATTAAGTATACGACAGATGGCTCTACACCGAGTGAAACTAATGGAACTACGTATACAAAAGCGTTTACCATCGATAAAAACACAACAGTAAAAGCATATGCTTATAACGCAAAACAAAATAGTGGTGTGCAGACATTTACGTATTCGATTCGTGAAGATGCGGACCAAGTACCGTTAGCGAAGAAAGAATATAGCATCAAAGCTGGAACGGATGACGCGGGTGTTACGGCTACAGCGGTTAATTTAACAAGCACTGCGCTTAATTTACACGGACTCTTAACTACCACGCCACAAGCTACATTTGTGCGTTTTGCGAATGTATCGATCCCAGCAGATGCCGTGATTACGAAAGCATATATTGCCTTCACAACACTCACAGCCTCAGGCGCACCAACGAATTTGACGGTTTCAGGGGAAGTCGGAAATGGTGATGCTTTCGCGGCTACCGTGGCTTCATTTGATAGTCGTAAACTGACAACTACTGTCGCAAAATCTACAACACCTGAAAAAGTAGCTGTTAATGATCTTGTCAATACAGGTGATCTGACAGAAGTTATCAATGAGATGCGTGAAGGAACTCCTTCCATGAAAAATCTCGTATTCAAAGTTGGCGGTGACAAAACAGGTTCATTCGTTGCGCGTTCCTATGAATCAAGCGCAGCAATGGCTCCAAAATTAGTACTAGAATATTACTCGGAAAACGGCGATTTTAGCGGTCAAGTTGCGACGGCAAACGACGATGCAGAAGAATATGGCACAGCAAAATCAATCGACCTAAACTCGAATTTAAGAATCGGCGGGTACACATCAACTAATCTAACACCTGGTTACAAAGATATCTCAGCTTTCCGTTTTGGCAATGTCAGCATTCCAGAATCAGCAGAAATTGAAGATGCTTACCTAGAATTCACAACGTATGCAACGAATGCAGCAAAAGTAAGCTCCAATATGGAAGTTCGCTCCGAGCTTGGTAATCCAGAAATCTACAAAAATCAAGCTGGAAACATCACATCGCGAGCTTACAGTAATTTGGTTGTGAAATACAATCAGCCAGCTTTTACAACAGGCAATCAAATCGTGCGTACAGCTAATTTAAAAGATATTATTGACGAAAACCGTTTAACTGGTTGGAAAGACGGGCAATCGATGGCATTCCGCGTCGATGGTGATAACTATATTGGGAGCGTCTATCAAGGTGGAAACGCAAGTGCCGCCCGTCTAATCATCAAATATAAAAACAATGGCAAAGGTCCGAGCATCGAAGGCGCACTCACAACACCAGATAAAATCAAAAACGTCTACATCAACGAACTATCATCAGAAGGCACCGCGAGCTCAAAAGAAGCGTGGGTCGAGCTATACAATGACAACGATGTCCCTGTAATTTTAGACAAAGGGATGTATTTGACAGATAAAGCGAAAACGCTCGATAAATTCGAGTTTTCCAATCTGGTAATTCCCGCAAAAGGATACCGCGTCATGTACTCTGATAAAGCAACGGAACTCGGCAATAATCACTTAAGTTTTGAAATCGGCGGTAGTGGCGATGTTATCTTATCGGCTAAAGTCGGCTCTGAATTTAAAACTGTAGACTCGATTAAATATACAAAACAAGCGTACAATCAGTCATTCGGACGTCAACCGGATGCGAGTAAGAACCTCACTTTATTCAGCTCAGATACGTTAGGCAAGTCGAATGATAACGGTCAGACGAATTATGCTGTACAATTCAGTAAAAATCGCGGTATGTATGACACTGGTTTTGACTTAAGCATCACTTCTAAAGCTGGTATCACATTGAAATATACGTTAGATGGTAGTGAACCGAGCGCAACGAAAGGGACGATTTACACTGGGCCATTGACTATTAGCAAAACAACCGTTGTGAAAGTTTATGGGGATGATGCAACTGGGAATACGGGCGTACTTTCGAACACGTATATTTTGCGAGATAACTACAAAAATGAAGTGACATCAGGCTCCCAATGGCAGTATAAAACGACGATTACGAGTGATGAGTACGCTCAAGCCATTGATGATTTTCCTGTTGTATCCGTTACTGGTGATGCCACAAATCTAAATGGAACCACACATACACCCGGTACATTCGAATATCTAGATTCACATCTGGGTACCGGAGGAACGAATTATTTCAATTTTTCCGGTGCTAAAAAATTCGGGCAAGCAAGTGTATCACAATACAACTCCGGAGTCGCAATTAAATTCCATCGCGATTTCAACGGCAAAAAAGCTAAATACAACTTTTTCGATGCCATACCTGGTGAAGCATACCCAGTCGTAGGGAAATTCAGCAAACTAGAGCTTAAAGAGGGGCAAGATGGTCCGCAGAATGACATTTACAACCTCGGCTATAATCGTTACGATGAAAAAGTAACCAACACGTTAGCCGAACAAATGCATAAAATCTTTTTACATGCCAATTACGTGCATTACTATTACAACGGTAAATATATGGGTGTAAAGACGATGCGCGAAGATTTCAGCCAGAAAATGTTTGAGGAGTACTTCGGTGGTAGCGATGATGACTATACAAAAATTCGCTTCCAAGATGGCTATTTTGTACCAGGTCACGTAGAAACTGGCGATGGCGACACAGCTATTTTATCAAAAGTAAAAGCAGTAGCAGCAGCGAAAAACTTCCAAGAATTTAAAAACTATGTCGATGTCGATGATTTAATCAAAACACAAATACTATTCATGTTCACTGATACAGAACAAGAAGTAGACGCAGTCGTTTCCAACGATATTCTAAACGGGAATGGCACGAAAATGAAGTTCAATATTAACGATACAGACGGCGCTTTTTATAATAACGGTGGTACAGGAACAAGCTCTTCTGTCTTCACTGGTGGTGGCGGAACGTACCGCTATAAATGGGCAGATGGCAACTCAAGGCGCGGTGCTGGTGTTTTGTTCGGGAATTTATCAGGTGATAGTAGTACCGTCGCAACAGCTGGAAACCTTGAGTTCAAAACGCTCGTTAAAGATCAGGTTTTAAAACAGATCGGTCCAGCAAACGGCGATTTCGCGGGTGCAGCGGGTGCTCCTTTATCTGTCGCAAACGTGAGACAACTGATCTTAGAAAACAAAAAACAAATCGACGCGGCGTACAAACTAGACGCAGCATACATGGGTGCGAGAAAAACGATGTATAACGATTGGTTAGCGGCTCAAGTAAAAGTACAAGCTCAAGTCCCTGATCGCGTGAAATACAACCTAGAAATGTGGACAAAATACGGCATGGCGCATACATTACAAAACGTTAATGTTGTACCAAGTGGAACGGGAGTTATTTTAGAAAATCCAAATGCTGGAACGGATGCTTATTACACAACTGACGGCACCGATCCAATGGGAGCAGACGGCGTTGTATCAAGCAAAGCAACTAAATACACACCAGGAACAATTCTTGATGCAAAAGTGAAATTAACTGTCCGCGCTTTTAAAACAAATAACTGGGGACCGATGATCGATAACGGTCTAGCCGCAGAACAAGCACAAAAAGAAGACGTAGCAACAAAAGCTGTACAAGCTTTATTTACAAACGATGATGTAACAGCGACATCACTTAAAAAAGAAACGAATCAAAAAGCGATCGATGCTGCACAAAAAGCAGTAGACGCTGTAGCGGATGTTGAAGCGAGAGCCACTTTGCAAAATGAATTAAATAAAGCGAAAGAATTATTAGCAAACAGAGGAAAAACGTCGGGAACCATCACAACAAACGACTTTATCATTGGCGCAGACAGCTACGTCAAAGGCACGTATACTGGCGATGTCGCAAAAATCGCTTTAGAAATAAACGGTACACTGCAACAAATCATCAACGCAACCGGCTCCCCATACCAATATTACGCAAAAGGTAAAATCAATGCGCTGACCGACGAAGTCAACATGATTGGCTACGATAAAGACGGCAACGAGCTACAAAAAACAAAAGTAAACGTGCAAAAACCAATGCCCGTACAACTCACAATGAACCCATTTTATCTTGGCACTGACAGCTATGTAACAGGACAATTTTCCGGGGACGTGGCTAAAATTAGTTTGACAGTCAACAATATAGAAGGTACCAGAATCAGCGTAAGTTTGCCAGACTTTAAGTATTATGCAAATAACGTGATTTGTAATCTAAACGATAATGTCCAACTTACAGCCTACGATAATGTCGGCAAAGTTCTTGACACAAAAAAAGTCGCCATCCTGAACGGTATCAGCTTTTCTGGGAAAATCGATACTGTTATGCCATTCAAGATTGGCGAAGACAGCTATGTAACAGGACAATTTTCCGGTGATGTGGCTAAAATCAGTTTGACAGTCAACAATATAGAAGGTACGAGAATCAGCGTAAGTTCGCCAGATTTTAAGTATTATGCGAGTAACGTGATTCGTAACCTAAATGACACCGCCCAAATGACGGCCTACGATAATGTCGGTAAAGTCCTTGACACAAAAAAAGTCACCATTCTAAACAGTATCAGCCTTCCTGGGAAAATCGATACTGTTATGCCATTCAAGATTGGTAAAGACAGCTATGTAACAGGAACATTCTCAGGAGGTATTGTAAAAGTTGAGCTGCAAATAAACAAAGTGCCCCTACAACGTGTCAATGTTACAGAGGGCACAATCAAATATTATGCGAAAACAGACATCACAAAAGTGACAGATATTATCGAGCTAGTTGCTTATAACAAAGCTGGCAATGTCGTTAGCACAAAAGTGATACCAGTAACTTCGACAAATGGCAATGTAACAGTGAACTCTTTCCAGATTGGTACCGATAGTTACGTCAAGGGTCAATTCTCTGGTGATGTAGCAAGAATAAGCCTGAGCGTTAATAATGTAAAACAAACAACTATCAATGTGCCAACAACAGGACCAGACTTCCAATACTACGCAAAAAACGTCATTAAGACCCGGACAGATATCGTTTTACTGATAGCATATGATTTATTAGGAGGCGAGATTCAGACGGTAATCATACCTATTCTTTAAAAGTTAGGGAGAAGCTGAGGTATTTTGTGTATAAAATTGCAAAGAAATCCTGTGCTATATTGTAAAATAAAAAAACGACCAGCAGGGGAGGCTGGTCGAAAAAAAGGAGTTTGTTAAGGGACACCACAATTAGAAAAAGGGGGATAAAACTAATTGCTGTCCTTGCTTTACATTCTCTATAATACACAAACAAAATGAGAATTTGGATAGTCCTACGTAAAACTATCATGAGAAAAAGGTTCTATAATAAATGTTGGGGTAGAAAATAATCTACTTCAGCATTTTTTTGTTCTCATTTCAAGACAAAAAAATACACAGTAATATCAAAATCCTTTAAGATAAAAGTGACGAAACCCAATCCAAAGGAGCGATATTACCATGCCAGACCATTTTATCATACAACTCATCGGTTTAGAAAATAAAAACATCCAACTTCTTGATTATTCGATTGAAAATCATATCTGCCACATTCATATCCAACTAAAACGAAAAAAACATGCCTGCCCCTCTTGTAAAACACGGACAGATCGCATTAAAGACTATCGTACGCACACTTTCCAACATCTAAAAGTCGCAGAAAAACGTGTCTATGTGCACTATCGAAAACGCAGATATGCTTGTTCCTGCGGAAAATCATTTGATGAAAAAAATCAAGGACTTGTGGCACGCTATCAGCGTTTTTCAACGCTTTGGCACCAAGCGGCCCTTTTTCATAGTATTTCCGCTCCGTCCTTTACCTATACTGCTAAAACATTTGGAACAACCGCACCTAAAATTATGCGCCTATTCGACGCGCGCACAGAAACCTTTTCCTCGCCTCCCGTCTCTCTTCCTAAGGTCATCGCTATCGATGAGTTCAAGGGAGATACCGACAAAGGCAAATTTCAACTCATTATCGCTGATCCCATGACTCGTCGCCCCATTGATATCTTAGAAAACCGTCGCGCCAAAACCATTCAACGTTATTTAAGAGAACGCGGGCAGCAGGTAGAGATGGTTATCATGGATTTGAGTTCGACCTTCAAAAACGCCGTGCAACAAGCCCTTGACAAACCAGTTATTATTGCCGATTCTTTCCACTTCTCTCGCTACATCTATTGGGCACTGAATAAAGTCCGCGTTCGTGTTCAACAACATTTTTCAGAAAAAGATCGAAAGCACGGCAAACGCATACAAAAACTCCTTTTTAAGCGATCTCATAAGCTGGACACAGCGCAAAAAAGCATCATTCGCCGTTACTTAAGCTTGCACCCTGATCTACAAACCGCCTACACCATCAAGGAAGCCTATCAGGCTTGGTTTGATGCCAATAAAGCACAAGAACGCCACGACGTTCGTCAATCCTTACACGATTTCTATCAACTCGTACAAGACAAACAGCTTCCAGAATTCATAAAAGCTATCGGCACTTTCCGACGCTGGGAAACAGAAATCATCAATGCCTTCATTTACCCACATCTGTCCAATGGCTTCGTAGAAGGAATTAACAACCGAACCAAAGTTATCAAGCGTACTTCTTATGGCTATCAAAACTTTTCACGATTCCGCGCTAAAATACTGGTTCTATAATAAATGTTGGGGTAGAAAATAATCTACCTCCGCATTTTTTTGTTCTCATTTCAAGACAAAAAAATACACAGTAATATCAAAATCCTTTAAGATAAAAGTGACGAAACCCAATCCAAAGGAGCGATATTACCATGCCAGACCATTTTATCATACAACTCATCGGTTTAGAAAATAAAAACATCCAACTTCTTGATTATTCGATTGAAAATCATATCTGCCACATTCATATCCAACTAAAACGAAAAAAACATGCCTGCCCCTCTTGTAAAACACGGACAGATCGCATTAAAGACTATCGTACGCACACTTTCCAACATCTAAAAGTCGCAGAAAAACGTGTCTATGTGCACTATCGAAAACGCAGATATGCTTGTTCCTGCGGAAAATCATTTGATGAAAAAAATCAAGGACTTGTGGCACGCTATCAGCGTTTTTCGACATCTTGGCATCAAGCAGCCCTTTTCCATAGTATCTCTGCCCCCTCCTTTACCTATACTGCCAGAACGTTTGGAACCACCGCACCTAAAATTATGCGCCTATTCGACGCGCGTACAGAAGCCTTTTCCACGCCTCCCGTCGCTCTTCCTAAAGTCATCGCTATCGATGAGTTCAAGGGAGATACCGACAAAGGCAAATTCCAACTCATTATCGCTGACCCCATGACTCGTCGCCCCAAAACCATTCAACGTTATTTAAGAGAACGCGGGCATCAGGTAGAGATGGTTATCATGGATTTGAGCTCGACCTTCAAAAACGCTGTGCAACAAGCTCTTGACAAACCAGTTATTATTGCCGATTCTTTCCACTTCTCTCGCTACATCTATTGGGCGCTGAATAAAGTCCGCGTTCGTGTCCAACAGCGTTTTTCAGAAAAAGATCGAAAACACGGGAAACGGATACAAAAACTCCTTTTCAAGCGATCTCATAAGCTGGATACAGCGCAAAAAAGCATCATTCGCCGTTACTTAAGCTTGCACCCTGATCTACAAACCGCCTACACCATCAAGGAAGCCTATCAGGCTTGGTTTGATGCCAATAAAGCACAAGAACGCCGCGACGTTCGTCAATCCTTACACGATTTCTATCAACTCGTACAAGACAAACAGCTTCCAGAATTCATAAAAGCTATCGGTACTTTCCGACGCTGGGAAACAGAAATCATCAATGCCTTCATTTACCCACATCTGTCCAATGGTTTCGTAGAAGGAATTAACAACCGAACCAAGGTCATCAAGCGTACTTCTTATGGCTATCAAAACTTTTCACGGTTCCGCGCCAAAATACTTGCCCAGCACTTTATCAAAAATTTTGACATTTCTGTAGGCTAAAAAGAGGTACAAGCCACTATTTCCCTAGCTTGTACCTCGATATTTCACCCCAACAATTGACAAAGAGCCAATAAAAAAAGCAATCTCAACATCGACATGCCAAAATTGCTTCTACTTATTTTAATTAAGCTTCTTTATTGTATTTCCACAGTGCTTGACCGTCTTTAGAATCAACAAGCGTGACTTTTTGCTGCAATCGCCACTTCTTCATTTGCCGTTCTACTTGCTTTTCAGGCAAAGCGTACATATTTGCGATTTCTTTGGTTGTTGAAATCTGAACTTCTTCCATGTATTCTTCGAGTGTTGGTGTTTTCTTAGGTTCTGGAAAGTGATTTAACAATTCAGAAAGAATATGAACGTAGACATCATAACGGTGTAGCCCACTAATTTTTAAGCCTTCATCTTCAATATTTCGATTGAAAAAGACAACAGTTGGGTTTTCTACAATTTCCATTTCGTGTGCTACTTTTTGATCGCCAATATAAGCTCGTTTTGCAAGGTTAGATTGGAGATCAGTTTTGAACTCAATCAGATCAAGACCTACTACGCGTGCGGTTTCATAGAGAATTTCCGCTTCCGAAATATCTTTGCCATCGATAAAGTGAGATTCTTGAAGTTTACGCAAGAAATCAATACCCTGTTTCTTCCCTTGGAGTTCCGCCGCTTTCACAGCTAAACAGGAAATGTACGACATATGCGCCATTTCGGGTTGAGGTATTGTGCATGCATTTCGCTTCTGTCTATTTATCACCGTTTGCAGGTTGTTATGCAGAACATAGCGCAACTTAAAATAGCTGCCATATTCCATTTGCAACCGCCGAATTGTATGCTCCATATTCCAACAATCCGTACAAGCCGGGTCAAAAAATAGATAAATCTCAATAGGCTTGCTATTACAGACCGATTGAAGATATAAATTTTGGTTTATCATTGCTATCACCTGTTTTTCAGATTCTAATCTCTCTTGATTAGACAAAGAATATGCGAATGTATCTATTTTCTAAAGAAGTTGCGTATGCGCTCTGTCATGACATCATTCATACTACCATAACTATATTTTAGCAGTCACAGGTTGAATTAACAAATGATTGCAATCAAAAAAACGAAACTTCTTTACCCAAATTTGACGGAACCGTAACATTTATTATATAAGCGTGCTGTTTTATCAGAAAAAGATCGCGCTAACATCAAGTGATAGTAATGGATAGGCAATTATTTATAAACAGCTTCATAAAAACGTAATATTTTGTTCATCGTTGGACGCTTTGGAATGTCTCTTTCTTCTAAAAACTGTTCAAAAATCACTTTTCCTTTATCAAAATCAGGAACTTCGTACTCTAATTCAAAATCATGCGTATCGCTATAAAAACTTTTATCGAAAACGAGTAATCCATTTTTATAGTCTTTTTCAGCACGTGTTGTTGTCAAAGAGCCGAACATAATCAGGTCTTGATGGTCAACACCAAGCGTTTGCAGCAAATCACGAACCTGTCCAACGGGAATATTCGCACCATCTAAAATCGCTGTCACTTGTTCTTCTACTAAAATTTGTGTCGTTTCGAGTAGCCCCACTTGTTCTGGCGTCTTCAAAGTGAGTTCATAATATAGTTCACGTTTTCGGATGCGAAGTGCGGCGAGTTTATCCTTTAATTGGAAATCTGCGGTATCCAAATAATAGTTTGTCTGTGTAAAAAAATCGTCCTCTTTCAAACGGAATTCTTCGATTAATGTCGTATATTCTTCTTCCGTTAGCATATTTTTAAATTCGATTTCTAAATCTTTACTCATGTTTGTACGCGCTCCTTTTATTTTTTAATCCCAAACGGCATCTAAATCTTCGGAGTAATTGAGAATAGCTTTTTTGTAGGCGATAATATTCGGGTCGTTTGATGTTTCACCAATAATCTTGATCGCAAGTTGCATCGCTTCCTTGTAGTTTCTATCATTGTAAAGCGCCATACTCGCAAAAACAGCAAGTGCTTGATTTTCTGGGAAGGCGGCAAGTGCTTTTTGGAACGTTTCGCCTGCTTTTTCGTAGTTCCCGATAGCGCGATAGGTACTACCAAGACCGATATAGGCATCCGCTAAATCTGTTTTTGGAAGGCCGAGTTCGAGCGCTTTTTCATAGTAAGGAATGGCGTCGTTCTCAATACTCAAACCGTCGCAACTCCAGGCGGCATAATAGTTTAGGAGTGCGTTGTCGGGTTCTGATAGTAAAGCTTTTTCAGCGCTGTCTTTGGCATTTTGATACTGTCCGCTTTCAAGTAAAGCAAGTATTTCTGGTGTTTTCATCTTCGTTCTCCTCCTTGGATTGTGTATTCATTCATTTTAACACAAGTTGCCAGAATAAATGAAATCAAAAAAGCCAGATGTTAATAGGAGAGAAAGGCGCGTAAATATGCTAAAATAGAAGGCGAGCAAGTTTATCACATAATGAAAATCGACATATGAGGTGAGTGTTTTGAATCATTGGGAAGATTTTTTAGCGCCATATAAACAAGCAGTGGAAGAACTGAAAATTAAATTAAAAGGGATGCGTTCACAATTCCAACTGGCAAATAACCATTCGCCGATTGAGTTCGTGACAGGCCGCGTGAAGCCGGTTTCCAGTATTTTGGATAAGGCGAACAAGAAGGACATTCCGCTTGATAGGTTAGTTGAGGAAATGCAAGATATCGCTGGACTTCGCATGATGTGCCAGTTTGTAGATGATATTAGCGTCGTTGTATCATTACTGCGCCAACGCAATGATTTTCGAATTGTGGAAGAGCGCGATTATATTACCAATAAAAAACCAAGTGGTTACCGTTCCTACCATGTTGTGATTGAGTATCCTGTTGAGACGGTGCAGGGTGAGAAAAAAATCTTAGCCGAGATTCAAATCCGAACATTGGCGATGAATTTTTGGGCGACGATTGAACATTCACTCAATTATAAATATCAAGGCGAATTTCCAGAGGATATCAATGTACGGCTAAAACGTGCTGCTGAAGCGGCTTTCCGGCTGGATGAAGAAATGAGCGAGATTCGTGAAGAAGTACAAGAAGCGCAAGTGTATTTCACAAAAAATAAAGAAGTGCCAAAAGACAAAAATGCGAGCCATCATACATTGCCAAAAAACTAGCCTAGTATGTCAATCATTTGTTGCACAGAAGATAGGGGAGAAGTATCAATGAAGTATGCAGTCACTTCTAGAGGTGATGAAAAATCCGACTTATTACGACTCAAAATAATTGGTTATTTCGAGGATTTTGATATGTCATATGATGAAGCTGAGCCTGAGATTGTCATTACAATTGGCGGAGACGGCACTTTGCTTGCCGCTTTTCACGAGTACCAACACCGTTTAGACAAGGTTACTTTCGTCGGAATCCACACGGGTCATTTAGGATTTTACGCAGATTGGCGACCAGCAGAAGCCGAGAAACTAGTTTTTGCGATTGTTGAAGGGAAATACGATACAGCAGCCTATCCGC
The sequence above is drawn from the Listeria weihenstephanensis genome and encodes:
- a CDS encoding GTP pyrophosphokinase, with the translated sequence MNHWEDFLAPYKQAVEELKIKLKGMRSQFQLANNHSPIEFVTGRVKPVSSILDKANKKDIPLDRLVEEMQDIAGLRMMCQFVDDISVVVSLLRQRNDFRIVEERDYITNKKPSGYRSYHVVIEYPVETVQGEKKILAEIQIRTLAMNFWATIEHSLNYKYQGEFPEDINVRLKRAAEAAFRLDEEMSEIREEVQEAQVYFTKNKEVPKDKNASHHTLPKN